The genomic interval GGAAGGGGTGGTGGAGGCCACCCTCCAAGTCCTCCCCCCCTTGGTGCAAGACCTTTCGCGGCGCATAGATACCCTGCGGGAAGAGGTCAAGGCCGAGCTGAGGGAAACCCGGACCCATACGGAAGGCCGGTTGGGGTCCTTGGAGAAGCGTCTGGGCGAGGTGGAAAACAAGCTGGAGGCCCGGCTTGCTTCCACGGAAAGGCGCTTGGCGGAGGGGGAAACCAGGCTGGAGTCCCGGATGGACCAGGTACAGGTCCGTCTTGAAGGGCAGATCCAGCAGGTCCGCCAAGAGCTGGAAGGCCGGATTGCCCAAGTGGAAAGCAAGTTGGAAACCCGCATCGGCCAGGTCCAGAGGCACCTGGGTGAACAAATCCACCAGGTGGAAGGGAGACTGGAGGCCAGGATCGGCCAGGTCCAAAGCCAACTGGAAGGACAGATCCAGCAAATCCAAAAGGAGCTGGACACCCGAACGAAGCAGCTGGAAACCCACATCGGCCAGGTCCAGAGGCACCTGGGTGAACAAATCCACCAGGTGGAAGGGAGACTGGAAGCCAGGATCGGCCAGGTCCAAAGCCAACTGGAAGGACAGATCCAGCAAATCCAAAAGGAGCTGGACACCCGAACGAAGCAGCTGGAAACCCACATCGGCCAGGTCCAGAGCCACCTGGGTGAACAAATCCACCAGGTGGAAAGGAGACTGGAGGCCAGGATCGGCCAGGTCCAAAGCCAACTGGAAGGACAGATCCAGCAGCTGGAAAGCCGGATGGCAAAGCTGGAGACCAGGCTGGAAGCCCTGCGCCAGGAGGTCAAGGCGGATATCAACACCGCCTTCAACAAGGCCATGCTGGTCTTCACCGCCATCGGCGCGGTGTTGGCCCTGCTAACCCTTCTCCACTAAGGCTCAACCCGCAAGGCCCGAAGGAAGAGGTTCCGGTCCTCAGGGGGCTGGTAGAGGTCGTTGGGGAAGACCAAGGCCAGGGTTCCCTTCCCCGTGGTGGTCACCCAGACCTCCACCACCCCCCGCACCTCCCCCTGCCAGAGCACCCGGCTTCCCTCCACCACCACCGCGTAAGGCCCTTTCCCGTGGGCCAGGGTGCCCTCGAGGACCAGCCCCACCCGCCCCTTCCGGCAAAGGGGGATCTCCACCACCCCGTTGCTCCATAGCTCCGCCCGCTCGGGAATGGACCCGGGAACGCAGGCTTCTTGGGTGAGGGGGGCCAGGCGGAAACCCTGGTCCAAGGACCAAAGGGCCAGGGAAACCCCGAGGGCAAAGGTCCCAAGGCCCAAAACCCAGGCCAAGACCCTCACCACCGCACCTCCTTCTCCAGCACATAGCGGGGCCTTAGGGCCAGGCGGTGCTGGCTGAAGAGGAGGACCCTAAGCCGGTACTCCCCGGGAGGTAGACCCTCTGGTACCCGGAAAATAACCCGCTTGTCCCCCGGCCACTCCCAGCCCAGGCGCTGGCAGCCCTTTTGGCAAAGCCACACCTGGACCCTGTACCCCTCCCCTCCCACGAGGCGCAAGAAACCCACCCCCTCCGGGGGAAGGGCCAGGTAGGCCAGCCTGGGGGGAGGGGTGGGGGGGCGGGTGGCCAGGTAGAGGAAGGGCAAGGACCAAAGAAGGGCCACGGCCCCCGCCCAACCCAAGGTGGCGGGAAGCCTTACCCCCCGAGCCAGGGCCATCCCCCCCAGGAGGAAGAAGACCTCCCCCCGGAAGGGGCTCGGGACGCTAAAGGGGTTATCGCTCATCCCCATGGCCACAAAGGCCAGGAGGAGGGAGAAAAGGAGCCCCTCCCCCCAGGCGGCGGCCAAAAACCCCCCCACCAGGAGAAGAAGCCCCACCCCACCCAACACCCCGCCTTCCCCCAGGGCCTGGAGAAGGTGGTTGTGGGCAAAGCTCCACAAACCCCCAAGGGGCCTAAGCCCATCAGGGCAGGTGAGGCCCCGGGCCTCGAGGAGGGGGAAGAGAAAGCAGTCGCCAAAGAGGGTCCCCTTCAGGTAATCCCCCAGCACATAGGGCCCCACCCCCGTCCAGGGATGGGCCCGGTAGACCTCATAGGCCCTGAGCCATAGCCCCTCGCGCCCCGAAAGGTGGGTCTGGAAGAAGCGCTCGGAAAGAGGGTTGTCGGAGGTGAAAGCGGCGAAGAGGACCAGCCCGGCTACCCCCAAGGCCCAAAACCCCCGCCCGCGGAAAAGAAGCCCAAAAGCCCCCCCAAGGAGCAGGGCCAGCATCCCCCCGCGGCTCGCGCTGAGGAGCAAAACCGCTCCCCCCAAAAGGCCCAGAAGGAGGCGGAAGGGCCAGGAATAACGGGTGTAGGCGGCAAGGAGGACCCCCACTGCCCCCATGAACCCCAGGCCCACCGGGCTATGGAAGGGGTGCATAAGCCTTTCCCCCACCACCCTGTCCCCGAAGGTCAGGTACGAGGCCAGGAAGGCCGTCAGGTAGAGGAGGAAAAGGCCATACCCCAAAGGCCTTAGGGCCCGGGATGGGGAAGGGGCCTGGAGGCCCAAGGCCACCCCCGCCCCCAAGAGGCCCAGCACGTAAAGAAGCCGGCCCAGGGCCAAGGGGAAGGCCCAGGCTTCCGGGGCCAGAAGGGCGGGAAGGAGAAGGAAAAGGGCGTAGATACCCAAAAGGCCCAGGGCCCAGGGGGAAAGCCGCCTCAGGTAACCCAAGAATAGGGGGGCTAAAAGGGCCAGGGGAGGGAAAAGGGGAGCCAAGCCCAGGGCCAGAGGCAGCCAGCGCACCACGCCCAATATACGCCAAGGAGGCCCTAAGACGCTCCTCAAGATCCTCTGGTAAAGTGCCTCCCATGAGGGGACAAAGCCGCCTTCTTCTGGCCCTGGCCCTTTTTCTGGCCTCCTCCTTAGGAGCCCGCTTCGCCGCCTTCAGCGTGGAGCCCTTCGGCACCCAAAGGGTCAACCTGGACACGGGGGTAACCACCCTGCCCCAAGGGGGAATCCTCACCGACCACGAGAACGGCCTCCGCCTTAAGGCGGGCTACATCGAGTACAAGGAGGGGAGCTTCGTGCGGGCCAAGGGGGCCGAGCTCCTTTCGGAGAAGGAAACCTTCCTGGCCCAGACCCTCGAGCACGATATCCCCAAGCAGGAAGCCCGCTTTACCGGCCTCACCTTCAGCAACGCGGATTTCAAGGGGCTAAAGGCCGAGCGGGCCCTGGCCCTATTCTCCGAGGACCTCGTGATCCTGAAGGGCAGGGTGCAGGCGGAAAAGCCCAGGCTCCAGGCGGAAACCCTGGTGGTGAACCTAAAGGAGCGCGAAGCCCTGGCCCTGGGAAGCTTCACCTACCAGGAAGGAAAGGCCACCCTAAGGGGCCAAGGGCCAAGCGCCCGGCTTTACCTGCGCTTCGCCTCCGGTAAGGTGCAGGCCACCACCAAAATCCCTCCCGGGGCAGGTGCCCTGGCCCAGTACGCCAACCGCCTCCCATGACCCTCTACCGGCACATCCTCAAGGAAAGCCTCCCGCTTCTCCTCTTGGCCCTCCTTTTCCTCACCCTCGTCTACCTCTTCGGCTTCTTCTACGCCGGGGCCCGCTGGCTGGAAGGGGTGCCCTTGGTCAAGGTGGCGCGTTGGCTTTCCTACCACGTGCCCGGGGTCCTGGTCCAGGTTTTCCCCATCGCCTTGGTCACCACCACGGTCCTGGTCTTCGGCAGGCTTTCCGCGGAAGGGGCCCAGTTCGCCCTGCTCTCGGGGGGGATTCCCCTTTGGCGGGCGGCCCTGCCCCTGGTGGGAACAGGGGCTTTGCTGAGCGGCGCGGCCCTCTACCTGCAGGAAAAGCTGGTTCCCTACTACAACGAAAGGGTACGGGTGGCCTGGTGGGACGAGATCCATACGCAAGGGGCCGGGCTATTCCGCCTAAAGGGCCTACAGATCCCCATCGGCAAGGGACGAAGCCTCTACTTTGAGGACTTCGACATGGGGAAAAAGGAGATGGTGAAGGTGCGGATCACCTCCTTCCAGGGGGAGGAGGGCACCTTCCTCTTCGCCGAGCGGGGAAACTGGGAGGACCGGGTGATCACCCTGAAGGAGTACCGCTTCTACCGGGTGGATTTCGCCGAGGTTCCCCGGCTGGAAACCGCCAAGGACCTCTTGGCCCAGACCCGCAAGGTCTTCCGGGTGGTGAGCCAGGGGAAGGTCTTGGAGGTGGAGTCCGACCTCTCCCGGGCCCGGGCCATCGCCGACTACGCCGACACCTTCAGCTTTGGCCAGGATAGCCTCTCGGGGGCCTGGGCCAAGATGCGGGACCCCTTTTTGGCCCCCCTGGAAAAGTGGCGGGCCCGGCTGGAGTTTCACTCCAAGCTGGCCCTGCCCCTGGCCAACCTGGTCCTGGTCCTCCTGGCCACGGCCATGGCCCTACGCTATGGCCGGAGCACGGGGCTCGCCCTGGGCCTAAGCGTGGTGCTGGCCCTGGGGTACTATGGGGCCTTCTTCCTGGGCCGCTCCTTGGCGGGGATCGGGGCCCTCCCCCCGGAGCTTGGGGCCTGGGGGGCCAACCTGCTCTTCCTCCTTTTGGGGATCAGGGCCTTACGGTAAACGCCTTACCCCCTGGGTTTCCCCAGGGGGTTTCTGGTGGAGCCGAGGGGATTCGAACCCCTGACCTCCTCAATGCCATTGAGGCGCGCTCCCAACTGCGCCACGGCCCCAGGCAACGCCTATGGTACCGAGGGGGAAGGGTTTTGTCAACGGGTCCAGAGGCCGATCAAAAGGGCCAGGGCCACGAAGACCACCCCCAGGATGACGGTGAGCCGGTAAAGCCCCCCGGTGACCCCGCGGGCGGAAAAGAGGTCCGCGGAGGCCCCCATGAGGTCTCCGGCGCCCTGCTTGGGCTCCTGCACCAGGACCAGGTAGACCAAAAGCCCGGCCACGCCCAGGTAGAGGAGGATGACCAAGGTGTAAAGGAAGTCCATACCCCTACCACTTTAACGGGAAGCAAGGGCCGTGTCCACACCGGACCCAGGGGCGGTATAAAGAGGTGTGGAACTGGAGGACATCTACGCCGCCCACCGGCGCATCCGCCCCTATATCCACCGCACCCCCCTCCTCACCTCGAGGCTCCTGGATGTACTCCTGGGAAAGCGCGTGCTTTTAAAAGCCGAGCACCTGCAGAAGACGGGAAGCTTCAAGGCCCGGGGGGCTCTTTCCAAGGCCCTGACCCTAGAAAGCCCCAAGGGGCTCCTGGCGGTGAGTAGCGGCAACCACGCCCAGGGTTTGGCCTACGCCGCCCGGATCCTGGGGGTCAAGGCCCTCATCGTGATGCCGGAGGAGGCAAGCCCCTACAAGAAGGAGGCGGCCCGGGCCTACGGGGCCCAGGTGGTGGACCAAGGGGTTAGGGTGGAAAACCGGGAGGAGGTGGCCAGGGCCCTTCTCCTGGAAACCGGGTACGCCTTCATCCATCCCTTCGATGATCCCCTGGTCATGGCCGGCCAGGGCACCGCCGGGCTGGAGCTCATGGCCCAGGCAGGGGAGCTAGGCCTTTTCCCGGAAGCGGTCCTGGTCCCGGTGGGGGGAGGGGGGCTCATCGCCGGGGTGGCCACGGCGGTAAAGGCCCTCTCCCCCAGCACCCTGGTCCTGGGGGTGGAGCCCGAAGGGGCGGACGACGCCAGGAGGAGCCTGGAGGAAGGCGGGATCGTGCGCCTGCCCCAGGCCCCCAAAACCCGGGCGGACGGGGTAAGGACCCTGGCCCTGGGCCAGCACACCTTCCCCATCCTGAAGGGGAAGGTGGACGCCATTCTCACCGTGAGCGAGGAGGCCATCCTGGAGGCCGAGGGGCTCCTCTTCACCCGCACCAAGCAGGTGGTGGAGCCCACCGGGGCCCTCCCCTTGGCCGCCGTGCTGGAGCATGGGAAAGGGCTTCCTGGGGTCCTGGCCCTCCTCCTTTCGGGGGGAAACCGGGGGTTTTGCCCCGCCCCCTAGGTCAGGTATCCTGGAAAATCCAGCATCGTGATGGGCTATTTTCAAGGGTCCTTGCCCGCTACTTGTCCCCAAGTGTCCTGGCCCTGCCTTTGCCCCAGCCGATGAGGAAGCTTTGGAACCCAAGCGCCCGAGGTGGGACTTCTTTCCCTGGGAAGGAGGAGTAAGCTTACCCCGTGATCGTCAAGGAAGCGCTCCTACCCATAGAGGAAGTGGCCGGCAAGCTGGGCTTAAGCCGGGATAGGCTCTACCTCTACGGCCCCCACATGGCCAAGGTCCTGGGGGAACCCCCTACGGCCAAAGGGAAGCTGATCCTGGTCACCGCCATCACCCCCACTCCGGCCGGGGAGGGAAAGACCACCACCGCCATCGGCCTGGTGGATGCCCTATGGCGGCTTGGGAAAAGGGCCGCCTTGGCCCTGAGGGAGCCCTCCTTGGGCCCGGTTTTCGGGGTGAAGGGCGGGGCCACAGGGGGAGGCAGGGCACGGGTGGAGCCCCAACACGAGATCAACCTCCACTTCACCGGGGACTTCCATGCGGTGACCAGCGCGGTCAACCTCCTGAATGCCCTCCTGGACAACCACCTGCACCAGGCAAACGAGCTGGGAATCGACCCCAGGCGCATCGAGCTCAAGCGGGCCATCGACATGAACGACCGGTCCTTAAGGCACATCGTCCTGGGCCTTGGGGGCAAGGCCCATGGGGTGCCCCGGGAAGGAGGGTTTGAGCTCACCGTGGCCACCGAGGTCATGGCCCTCATGAGCCTGGCCCGGGACTTTAAAGACCTGCAAAAGCGCCTGGGAAGGATGCGGGTGGGCTTCACCTACGAGGGAAAGCCCGTCTACGCTGAGGACCTGGGGGCGGTGGGGGCCATGGCCGCCCTCCTAAGGCAGGCCTTCCTCCCCAACCTGGTGCAGACGGCGGAGGGGAACCCCGCCTTCATCCACATGGGGCCCTTTGGCAACATCGCCCACGGCACCAACTCCCTAAGGGCAAGCCTCTTCGCCTTGGGGCTGGCGGACTACGTGGTGCAGGAAGCGGGGTTTGCCACGGATCTGGGCATGGAGAAGTTCATGAACGTGGTGGCCCGCACCGCGGGCCTGGTCCCCGAGGCGGTGGTGCTGGTGGTCACCCTCCGGGCCCTCCGCTACCACGGGGGGCAGGATGCCTACGGGATGCCGGACCCCCAGGCGGTGGCCAGGGGCCTGGCCAACCTGGAGAAGCACGCGGAGAACGTGGAGCTATTCGGCTTCAAGCCGGTGATCGCCCTAAACCGCTTCCCCACGGACGCCCTGGAGGAGATCGCCCTGGTGCGGGAGTTTGCCCAAGAAAGGGGCCTACCCTTCGCCCTAAGCGAGGTCTACGCCAAAGGAGGGGAAGGGGGGTCGGAGCTGGCGGAAAAGGTCTTGGAGGCCCTCTCCCTGCCCCATGCCTACCGGCCCCTCTATCCCCTGGAGATGCCCCTCGAGGAGAAGGTGGAAACCATCGCCACCCGCATCTACGGGGCCGAGGGAGTGGAGTGGAGCGAGGAGGCCAGGAAGGCCCTTAAAGCCGCCAAGAGGGAGGGGTGCGAGGCCCTCCCCGTGGTCATGGCCAAGGCGGCCACCTCCCTTTCCGACAACCCCAAGCTCCGGGGAAGGCCCAGGGGCTTTAGGGTGCGGGTCACGGACCTGAGGTGCCGGTTTGGGGCAGGGTTCGTGGTGGTCTACATGGGGGGGATTGAGACCCTGCCCGGCCTGCCCAAGGTACCCCAGGCCCTGGGAATCCACGTGGACGAGGAGGGTAACATCCGGGGGATGGACTACTGAGACCGCCCCACCCTGGCCTCGCCAGGGTGGGGGCCCCCGTCCGCAGGACCGAGGGCCGGGCTATACCCCGTGCCCGTCCGCCCGTTGCTTCTCCACGGGAAGCCCCGTGGCCCCGTGGAAGGCCTCCACCTCCTCCAGGAAGCGGCGGAAGAGGTAGAGGGCATCGTGGGGCCCGGGGGCGGCCTCGGGGTGGTACTGCACGGAGAAGACGGGGTAGCGGGCATGGGCCATGCCCTCGAGGGTCCCGTCGTTCAGGTTGATGTGGGTGGGCTTGAACTCCTTCAGGGAGTCGATGTCCACCGCATAGCCGTGGTTTTGGCTGGTGATCTCGATCTTCCCGGTGAGGAGGTTCTTCACCGGGTGGTTGGCCCCCCGGTGGCCGAACTTCATCTTGTAGGTGCGCCCCCCCGCCGCCAGGGCCAGGAGCTGGTGCCCCAGGCAGATGCCGAAGGTGGGAAGTAGCCCCATGAGCTTCCAGATGGTCTCGTGGGCGTAGCGGGGCATGGAGGGGTCCCCGGGGCCGTTGGAGATGAGAAGCCCGTGGGGCTCCAGGGCCATGATCTGGCTGGCCGGGGTCTTCCCGGGCACCACCAGGATCTCGAAGCCCAAAGCGGCCAGGTTCTCCACGATGGCGTGCTTGATGCCAAAGTCCATGACCACGATGCGCCGGCCCGACTTCAGGGTGGGCCAGGCGTAGGGCAGGGGGGTGGAGACCTCGGGGGTCATGTCCCGCCCGTCGATGTCCGTCCAGGCCTTGGCCTCCTGGCGGAGGGCCTCCAGCTCCTCCGGGGTGAAGGCGTGCTGGGGATCCCCGAAAAGGCTGGCGTGGGCGATGGTCCCTTTCAGCACCCCCCCTTCGCGGATCTTCCGCACCAGGGCCCGGGTGTCGATCCCCTCGATCCCCACCACCCCGTAGAATTCCATGAACTCCTTCAGGGTCTGCTGGGCCCTGGGGTTAGAGGCCATGCGGCTAAACTCCTTGGCCACGAAGCCCTTCACCCAGGGGCGGTTGGACTGCATGTCGTAGACGTTGACCCCGTAGTTGCCCTGGTGGGGGTAGGTCATGACCACGATCTGCCCGTGGTAGCTGGGGTCGGTCATGATCTCCTGGTAGCCGGTCTGGGCGGTGTTAAAGACCACCTCCCCCACCGTCTTCCCCCGGGCCCCGAAGGCGTAGCCGTGGTAGACGGTGCCGTCCTCCAGGACCAAAACCGCTCGCTCCTTCACTCCAGCCATTCCTCCTCCTTTACCTCCTCTACCTCCTCTAGGCCCACCTGCTTCGGGAGATCCACGCCCATCTCCCCCCCATGGGGATTGAAAAGGACCAGGCGCACCCAGCCCCGCACCCGGAAGGGGTGCCGCCCCCCGCAAACCCCAAGGCCTTTGGCCTTGCCCCAGTTCCCTCCGGGAAACCGGCTTAAGCCGCTTCGCCATGGGGTAGACCAAGGCGAACCTCGCCCAGGGGCGTAGGGGCCTGGCCCCGGGAGACCAAAAAGAGAGGCCCGTCCTCCAGGGCCGCCTGCAGGTTAGCCTCGCGCCCCCTTAAGCCCTTGCCCGTGGCCCAGACCCCGGGCAGGTCTGGAATCCCCCCGTGGTAGGGCTCCTCGCCCTCCATGAGCCCGTGGCGGGCCCGGGCCATGGCCTCCTCCAGGTGGCGGGTTAAGGTGCCCATCCCATCCATTCTAGCCCCCGAAAGCCCCCGGGGAAAGGCTCTTGATGACGGCGATCTCCCGGCAGTTCTCGTAGAAGGGGCAGGCGTTGCACTCGCTCCACACCTTGGGGGGCAGGGCTTCCCGGGTGGTGACCTGGTAGCCCAAGGAGCGGAAGAAGCCCACCTGAAGCGTCCAGGCGAAGACCCGGGGCAGGCCCAGGTCCCTTGCCTCCCGCTCCGCCCCCAGGACCAGCCAGCGCCCCAGGCCCTCCCCCTGCCGGTTGGGGTGCACCGCAAGGCCCCTGATCTCCGCCAAGTCCCGCCAGAGCACGTGCAGGGCCACGGTGCCCACGATGTGGCCGTCCTCGTCCACGAGGACCTGGAAGTCGCGGATGTTCTCGTAGAGGTGGCTGTGGCTCCTGACCAGCATCAGGCCCTTCTCCGCCCAGTAGCGGATAAGCCAGTAGATGGCGTCCACGTCGCCGAGCCTGGCCTTCCTGAGCTCCACCGCCCTTCCCCTTTGCACCTGGGGCAGGGAAACCGTGGGGAGTTCTATTTTCGTATCAAGCAAGGCCCACCTCCTTTTTAGCCTCAAAAATCCTCTCCCGCACCGCCTCGGGGGCCGTGCCCCCGAAGGAGCGGCGCCTTTGGATGGCGGTTTCCAGCCGGAGTAGGGGCAGGGCATCCTCCGCGAAGAGGGGGTGGTGGGCCTTTAGCTCCTCCAGGGTGAGGTCCTTTAGGGCCCTTCCCTCCTCCACAAGCCGCCGCACCAGGCGCCCCACCACGTGGTGGGCCTCCCGGAAGGGAAGCCCCTTCTCCGCCAGGTAGTCGGCGAGCTCCGTGGCCAGGGCAAAGCCCTCCTCCGCCGCCCGCCACATCCTCTCCCGCCGCCACCTGAGCCCAGGGAGAAGGGTGGCGAGGAGCCTGAGGCTATCCCGGTAGGTGCCGAGGGCATCCAGAAGGGGTTCCTTGTCCTCCTGCAGGTCCTTGTTGTAGGCGAGGGGCAATCCCTTCACCACCGCGGAGAGGGCCACCAGGGCCCCCAAGACCCTTCCCGCCTTGGCCCGGATGAGCTCCAGGATGTCCGGGTTCTTCTTCTGGGGCATGATGGAGGAGCCGGTGGCGAAGGCATCCGGGACCTCCACGAAGGCGAACTCCTCGGTGCTATAGAGGATGAGTTCCTCCGCCAAGCGGGAGAGGTGGAGCATGCCGATGTTGAAGGCAGAAAGCACCTCGAGGGCGAAGTCCCGGCTTGCCACCGCGTCCAAGGAGTTCCGCATGGGAGCGGAAAAGCCGAGCTCCCGCGCGGTGTAGTGGCGGTCTATGGGAAACCCCGTCCCCGCCAGGGCCGCAGCCCCCAGGGGGCTTTCGTTGAGGCGCTTCCTGGCGTCCTCCAGGCGACCAGCATCCCTTAGGAACATCTCGTAGTAGGCCAAAAACCAGTGGGAAAGCAAAATGGGCTGGGCCCGTTGCAGGTGGGTGTAGCCGGGAAGGACGTAAAGGGGCTCCAGGTGCCGCTCCGCCTCCCGCACCAGAACCCGGCGCAGGTCCAAAAGGAGGGCCAGGAGCTCCTCTATGGCCCCCCGGAGGAAAAGCCGGAGATCCGTGGCCACCTGGTCGTTGCGGCTTCTTGCCGTGTGGAGCTTGCCCCCAGGAGGGCCCACCAGCTCGATGAGGCGGGCCTCCAGGTTCATGTGCACGTCCTCAAGCTCCTCCCGCCAGGGGAAGGTGCCCGCCTGGATCTCCTTCTCGATCTGGTCCAGGCCCTTCAGAATGGCCTTTAGCTCCTCCTCGGTGAGAAGGCCCACCCGGTGGAGCATCTGGGCGTGCACCCGGTTCTGCCAAAGGTCCTCCCGCCAAAGGGCCCGATCGAAGGAAAGGGAGGCGTTAAAGCGGGCCGCCAGCTCGCTTGGGCCCTCGGCGAAGCGGCCACCCCAGGTCCTATGCCCCATGGCCCTTCCCTTCCCCCTCTAAGGGAGACCCACCCACCATGGCCCTTACCCGAAGCCTCAGGGCGTTGATCTTGATGAAGCCCTCGGCATCCTTCTGGTGGTAGCCCCCAAGCTCGTCGAAGGAGACCAGGTCCTTCAGGTAGAGGCTTCTTGGGGCCTTCCTCCCCACCACTTGGACGTTTCCCTTGTAGAGCTTGAGCCGGGCCACCCCCGTGACCGCCTGGGCCACGTGGTCGAAGTAGGCCTGAAGGGCCTCCCGCTCCGGAGCGTACCAGAAGCCGTAGTAGACGAGCTCCGCATACTTGGGGGCCAGCTGGTCCCTCTGGTGGAGCACCTCCCGGTCCAGGGTGAGGCTTTCCACCGCCCGGCGGGCGTGGTAGAGGATGGTCCCCCCGGGGGTTTCGTAGACCCCCCGGGACTTCATGCCCACGAAGCGGTTCTCCACCAGGTCCACCCGGCCCACCCCGTGGCGCCCGCCGATCTCGTTGAGCCTCTGCAGCAGGGCTGCCGGGGAAAGCCTTTCCCCGTTCACCGCCACCGGGTCCCCCCGCTCGAACTCCACCTCCACGTACTCCGGGGCGTCGGGGGCCTCCTCGGGGTCCACGGTCATGCGGAACATCCCCTTGGGGGGCTCGGCCCAGGGGTCCTCGAGGACCCCCCCCTCGTAGGAAATATGCAAAAGGTTCCCGTCCATGGAGTAAGGCTTTTCCTGGGTCACGGGAACGGGGATGCCGTGGGCCTCCGCATAGGCGATCATCTCCTGCCGGCCCTTGAAGCCCCACTCCCGCCAGGGAGCGATCACCCGGATGTTGGGCTTCAGGGCGTAGGCGGTGAGCTCAAAGCGCACCTGGTCGTTGCCCTTGCCCGTAGCCCCGTGGGCGATGGCCTCGGCCCCCTCCTCCTCGGCGATCCGCACCAGGTGCTTGGCGATGAGGGGCCGGGCGATGGAGGTGCCCAGGAGGTAGTACCCCTCGTACACCGCCCCCGCGCGGAACATGGGGAAGACGAAGTCCCGCACGAACTCCTCCCGCAGGTCCAGGGCGATGGCCTTGGAGGCCCCGGTCCTGAGGGCCTTCACCCGGGCCTCCTCCACCTCCTCCCCCTGGCCGATGTCCGCGGTGAAGGCGATGACCTCCGCCTTGTAGGTCTCCTTTAGCCACTTGAGGATGATGCTGGTGTCCAGCCCACCGGAGTATGCCAGGACGATCTTCATGCCAACCCCTAGTCTACCCCCTCGAGGGGGTTATGCATAAGTATACAATCCCTGGCCAGGTGGGTCCTAACCAGGGGATTGGCGAAGAAATCACAGGTGGATGGGCTTCTCCCAAGCGGCCAAGGCGGCCTCCTTGAGGACCTCGGAAAGGGAGGGGTGGGCATGGGGGGCCCGGCCCAGGTCCTCGGCGCTGGCCTTGAAGAAGATGGCCAAGGCGGCCTCAGCCAGGACATCCCCCACCCGGGCCCCGATCCCGTGGACCCCCAGGATGCGGTCGGTCTTGGCGTGGGCCAGGACCTTGACGAAGCCCTCCGTTTCCCCCATGGCCCGGGCCCGCCCCGAGGCGGAGTAGGGGAAGCGGCCCACCTTATAGGGCACCCCTTGCGCCTTCAGCTCCTCCTCCGTGTACCCCACCCCCGCCACCTCCGGGTGGGTGTAGACCACGCTGGGAATGGCCTGGTAGTCCACGTGGCCGTACCCCTTGGCCATGTGCTCCACGGCGGCGATCCCCTCCTCGCTGGCCTTGTGGGCCAGCATGGGCCCCCGCACCACGTCCCCAATGGCGTAGATGTGGGGTACGCGGGTCCTAAGGTGCTCGTCCACGGGGATCCGCCCCTTTTCGTCGGTGGCGAGGCCCGCCCTTTCCAGGTCCAGGCCCTCGGTGTAGGGCCTGCGGCCCACGGCGAGAAGGACCCGGTCCGCCGCAAGGACCTCCCCCCCTTCCAGCTCCACCCGGGCACCCTTCCCCTCAGGGCGCACCGCCTGTACCTTCACCCCGGTGCGGATCCCAATCCCCTCCTTCCGGAAGACCTTCTCCGCCGCCCGGGATAGCTCCGCGTCCATGGTGGGGAGGATGCGGTCCAGGTACTCCAGGATCAGGACCTCCGCCCCCAGGCGGTGCCATACCACCCCGAGCTCCAAGCCGATGACCCCGCCCCCCACCACGATGAGGCGGCCCGGCACCTCTGGGAAGGA from Thermus neutrinimicus carries:
- the carA gene encoding glutamine-hydrolyzing carbamoyl-phosphate synthase small subunit, translating into MAGVKERAVLVLEDGTVYHGYAFGARGKTVGEVVFNTAQTGYQEIMTDPSYHGQIVVMTYPHQGNYGVNVYDMQSNRPWVKGFVAKEFSRMASNPRAQQTLKEFMEFYGVVGIEGIDTRALVRKIREGGVLKGTIAHASLFGDPQHAFTPEELEALRQEAKAWTDIDGRDMTPEVSTPLPYAWPTLKSGRRIVVMDFGIKHAIVENLAALGFEILVVPGKTPASQIMALEPHGLLISNGPGDPSMPRYAHETIWKLMGLLPTFGICLGHQLLALAAGGRTYKMKFGHRGANHPVKNLLTGKIEITSQNHGYAVDIDSLKEFKPTHINLNDGTLEGMAHARYPVFSVQYHPEAAPGPHDALYLFRRFLEEVEAFHGATGLPVEKQRADGHGV
- a CDS encoding type II toxin-antitoxin system HicB family antitoxin; translation: MDGMGTLTRHLEEAMARARHGLMEGEEPYHGGIPDLPGVWATGKGLRGREANLQAALEDGPLFLVSRGQAPTPLGEVRLGLPHGEAA
- a CDS encoding N-acetyltransferase codes for the protein MLDTKIELPTVSLPQVQRGRAVELRKARLGDVDAIYWLIRYWAEKGLMLVRSHSHLYENIRDFQVLVDEDGHIVGTVALHVLWRDLAEIRGLAVHPNRQGEGLGRWLVLGAEREARDLGLPRVFAWTLQVGFFRSLGYQVTTREALPPKVWSECNACPFYENCREIAVIKSLSPGAFGG
- the argH gene encoding argininosuccinate lyase, with the protein product MGHRTWGGRFAEGPSELAARFNASLSFDRALWREDLWQNRVHAQMLHRVGLLTEEELKAILKGLDQIEKEIQAGTFPWREELEDVHMNLEARLIELVGPPGGKLHTARSRNDQVATDLRLFLRGAIEELLALLLDLRRVLVREAERHLEPLYVLPGYTHLQRAQPILLSHWFLAYYEMFLRDAGRLEDARKRLNESPLGAAALAGTGFPIDRHYTARELGFSAPMRNSLDAVASRDFALEVLSAFNIGMLHLSRLAEELILYSTEEFAFVEVPDAFATGSSIMPQKKNPDILELIRAKAGRVLGALVALSAVVKGLPLAYNKDLQEDKEPLLDALGTYRDSLRLLATLLPGLRWRRERMWRAAEEGFALATELADYLAEKGLPFREAHHVVGRLVRRLVEEGRALKDLTLEELKAHHPLFAEDALPLLRLETAIQRRRSFGGTAPEAVRERIFEAKKEVGLA
- a CDS encoding argininosuccinate synthase, with the protein product MKIVLAYSGGLDTSIILKWLKETYKAEVIAFTADIGQGEEVEEARVKALRTGASKAIALDLREEFVRDFVFPMFRAGAVYEGYYLLGTSIARPLIAKHLVRIAEEEGAEAIAHGATGKGNDQVRFELTAYALKPNIRVIAPWREWGFKGRQEMIAYAEAHGIPVPVTQEKPYSMDGNLLHISYEGGVLEDPWAEPPKGMFRMTVDPEEAPDAPEYVEVEFERGDPVAVNGERLSPAALLQRLNEIGGRHGVGRVDLVENRFVGMKSRGVYETPGGTILYHARRAVESLTLDREVLHQRDQLAPKYAELVYYGFWYAPEREALQAYFDHVAQAVTGVARLKLYKGNVQVVGRKAPRSLYLKDLVSFDELGGYHQKDAEGFIKINALRLRVRAMVGGSPLEGEGKGHGA
- the lpdA gene encoding dihydrolipoyl dehydrogenase, whose translation is MDAYDLLVIGAGPGGYVAAIRAAQLGMRVGVVEKEEALGGTCLRVGCIPSKALLETTERIHEAKKGLIGARVRGLEVDLPALLAHKDKVVQANTQGIEFLFKKNGIARHLGRARFLSDRKVLVEETGEELSARYLLIATGSAPLIPPWAEVDGKRVVTSTEALSFPEVPGRLIVVGGGVIGLELGVVWHRLGAEVLILEYLDRILPTMDAELSRAAEKVFRKEGIGIRTGVKVQAVRPEGKGARVELEGGEVLAADRVLLAVGRRPYTEGLDLERAGLATDEKGRIPVDEHLRTRVPHIYAIGDVVRGPMLAHKASEEGIAAVEHMAKGYGHVDYQAIPSVVYTHPEVAGVGYTEEELKAQGVPYKVGRFPYSASGRARAMGETEGFVKVLAHAKTDRILGVHGIGARVGDVLAEAALAIFFKASAEDLGRAPHAHPSLSEVLKEAALAAWEKPIHL